The segment CCGCCGATGGAGAAATAGCTGATCCCGTGATTCGCCTTCAGATCGGCGACGAACGGCACCAACTTTTTCACCGCCTCGACGAAGGGGGCTACCGACGTGAGCTGCGAGCCGATGTGGATCTGCACGCCTTTCACCTCGATGTTTTTCAACTTGGCCGCCGCCTCATAAGCCGCGCCGGCCTGCCGCAGCGGAATGCCGAATTTGTTGTCGCTCTTGCCGGTGGTGATCTTGGCGTGCGTCTGGGCGTCGACGTCGGGATTTACGCGAATCGCGATCGGCGCCTTCACGCCCAGCGTCCCGGCCACGTGGTTGATGCGAGCCAGCTCCGGTTCGCTTTCGACATGGAAGGCGAATACTTGGTTTTCCAGCGCGAGCTTGATCTCTGCCTCGCTCTTCCCCACCCCCGCGAAAACGCTCTTCCGCAGATTTCCGCCCGCGGCCACAACGCGGCGGATTTCGCCGCCACTGACCAGATCGAATCCCGCGCCAAGGTTGGAGAACAGCCGCAGCAGGGCGAGATTCCCATTCGCCTTCATCGCGTAACAGACCTGCAGGTCGAGCCCGGACAGGCTCCGCTGTAGCCGCTGGTAGTTCTCCGTGATCGTAGTCGCGCTGTAAACGTAAGTCGGTGTGCCGTAGAGCCTCGCCACCGCGGCCAAATCAACGGACTCACAGTGCAGATCGTGTCCTGAATAGCGGAAGTGATGCATGGGGACTCGGGAAAGGAAGCGTGAAACCGGCAGGCTAGTTCGAATGGCGCCCAAAAGTCATGAACTATTCTGCGCGTCCGAAGCTTGCTCCACGCCCGCCTCCGCAGGCAGCGCCGCGGCCGAGAGCACCTTTCTTTTCCATCACACCTGCGCTGGACGCACCGCCGCAAATATTTGTGAAAAATCCGCCCCGACCGTTTCCGTCTTGAGAAAAACGCTCCTAAACTGCGGAAACGGTCCGATTTAACCACTGTGCTGCGTTTCCTGCTCAACTCCTGTCGTCGCCCGCCCATCCGTTTTGGATTGGCGCGGGATACACGCGGAGCGCACCGCAACGCCAGTTTCGCCAGCTTCCTCGCCCAGAGTAACCGCAATCCGCTCGATTCCCATCGTCATGGGGCGATCCTGCGCAGCCGGAGATTCGCGCGGCAGGTGCTGTTCGTCGCGCTCGCCTGTGGAGCGGCCTGGGTCGTGGTGGAAAGCGCCAAGGCGCTGACCACATTTTAGGTTTCGGCGGTCTAGACCTGCGACGGTCGGGATCGGTCGTGAGCGCTCAGTCGCTCGCGCGGCAAACGCCCGCCCGCAGCCTTGCACTTTGGTGCGTAACGCCCTTGCGTCGTTGCCACCCATGAAGCTGTCCTGCTTTTTCTCCGCGCTGCTGGCGTCTTTGTGCCTGATGACCTTCGGCTGCTCGCACGGCGCACGGCCAGGCGGGGTGACGGTGTCGCTGGTCGACTTCCGGCCCACGGAAGCGTCGCTCTTGGAGAGCCGCGGCACGCTCACGCTGCGTTACACCAACGAGAACATCTCCGCGCTCGGTTTTTATGGCTCGCGCCACAAACTCTATTTGAATGGCAAATACGTGGGCCTCGCGGTCAGCGATCAGCCGTTCGGCATTCCCCCGCTCAACACCACGACCCAAGAGGTCACGGTGAATCTCGAGAACCTGGCGCTGGTCCGGCAACTCGTGTCGGTCAGCGAATCCCAGCAGGTGTCCTATCGGATCGAGAGCGTGCTCTTCCAGACGATCTACGAGGACAAATACGAGATCAAGACGACCGCCGAAGGCATGCTGGACCTGCGCGGGTTGTCCGCGCCTGCGCGCTGAAGAGTCACGCGCGGCTCACCGGAAACCAGCGGCCCCCGCCAATCGGGAACCCCAACAAGGGAGTCCGCGATCAACGGGGGCCGGTTCAGTGCAAACAGGCGGTAATCAAGCCGCCAGTGGGAAAGTTGAGGCGCGCCGGGAGACGAGCGCGGGCAACGGCGTGACCGCGGACGCAAGCCGGAGCCGTTTCGGTCGGGCATAGTCGGCGACCAGCAGACCGACGAGGCCGCCCACAAAAACGAGCGCGCCGGTGAACTCGAAGCTGAAGGGCAGAACCAGGAACGCGGCGGCCGCGGCAACGATCAGAAGAGAAGTGAAGGTTTTCATGTTAAAGGGAAGGTGCCTCGAAAACCCAGCGTCTCCGCAAAAGTTGCAGAATCGTTCGCGATCGTCGCTAGGCCGCCGCCGCCCTGGCCCGTGCCGGCACAAAAAAGCGCGGGCCGAAGCCCGCGCTGGGTGAAGCTCGAAGTTGGTCCGTGTTCAGGCCGCGCCGCCGCCCGCGACTGCGGGCGTTGGCTTGAAGACCGCCTTGAAACTCGCCTTCAGGTAATCGCGATTCATCCGAGCGATGAAATCGTGGGAGATGAGCTTCGGGCAGGCCGCGCTGCACTCGTACTGGTTGGTGCAGCTGCCGAATCCGAGTTCGTCCATCTTTGCCACCATCGCGAGCACGCGTTGATCCCGCTCCGGCTGCCCCTGCGGCAGCAATCCGAGCTGCGAGACCTTCGCCGCGACGAAGAGCATCGCGCTGGCGTTCTTGCAGGCCGCGACGCACGCGCCGCATTGAATGCACGAAGCTGCATCCATCGCGAGATCGGCGTCGGCCTTCGGAATGGGAATGGCGTTCGCATCCGGCGCGGCGCCGGTGCGCACGCTGATGAAGCCGCCCACCTGTTGGATTTTGTCGAACGCGCTGCGATCGACGACGAGGTCTTTGACGAGCGGAAACGCCTTCGCGCGGAAGGGCTCGACGACGACGATGTCGCCGTCCTTGAAGCTGCGCATGTAGGTCTGGCAGGTGGCAATGCCCTCGCCGGGACCGTGCGGCTTGCCGTTGATGGTCAGCGAGCACGTACCGCAGATGCCCTCGCGGCAGTCATGCGCGAACGCGATCGGCTCCTCGCCCTTGCGCACGAGATCGTCGTTCACCAC is part of the Opitutus terrae PB90-1 genome and harbors:
- the lysA gene encoding diaminopimelate decarboxylase; this encodes MHHFRYSGHDLHCESVDLAAVARLYGTPTYVYSATTITENYQRLQRSLSGLDLQVCYAMKANGNLALLRLFSNLGAGFDLVSGGEIRRVVAAGGNLRKSVFAGVGKSEAEIKLALENQVFAFHVESEPELARINHVAGTLGVKAPIAIRVNPDVDAQTHAKITTGKSDNKFGIPLRQAGAAYEAAAKLKNIEVKGVQIHIGSQLTSVAPFVEAVKKLVPFVADLKANHGISYFSIGGGMGIVYRDALASGEQAWWSNQPAGQGMITPESYGEALTPLLAPLGLKILLEHGRFMVGNAGVLLTRVEHLKRGASKNFLIVDAAMNDLVRPAMYDSYHEIVPLHRDSSRRALVADIVGPVCESTDCFAKDRQLQEVGEGELLAFMSAGAYGYAMANRYNARLMPAEVVVRGSSFELVNARETFEQTIANEKIPAFLK
- a CDS encoding LEA type 2 family protein; amino-acid sequence: MKLSCFFSALLASLCLMTFGCSHGARPGGVTVSLVDFRPTEASLLESRGTLTLRYTNENISALGFYGSRHKLYLNGKYVGLAVSDQPFGIPPLNTTTQEVTVNLENLALVRQLVSVSESQQVSYRIESVLFQTIYEDKYEIKTTAEGMLDLRGLSAPAR
- a CDS encoding succinate dehydrogenase/fumarate reductase iron-sulfur subunit, which codes for MSITVRAWRQPSRNAPGKFVDYPATNLNPNMSFLEMLDVVNDDLVRKGEEPIAFAHDCREGICGTCSLTINGKPHGPGEGIATCQTYMRSFKDGDIVVVEPFRAKAFPLVKDLVVDRSAFDKIQQVGGFISVRTGAAPDANAIPIPKADADLAMDAASCIQCGACVAACKNASAMLFVAAKVSQLGLLPQGQPERDQRVLAMVAKMDELGFGSCTNQYECSAACPKLISHDFIARMNRDYLKASFKAVFKPTPAVAGGGAA